From one Solanum lycopersicum chromosome 12, SLM_r2.1 genomic stretch:
- the LOC101254978 gene encoding peamaclein-like, whose amino-acid sequence MMKLKFSTLLLVALVLTSFLIPATIAGSEFCDSKCNFRCSKAGRQDRCLKYCGICCAECHCVPSGTSGNKDECPCYRDKKNSKGGPKCP is encoded by the exons ATGATGAAGCTAAAGTTTTCAACTTTGCTTTTGGTGGCACTTGTTCTTACTTCTTTCCTCATTCCAGCCACTATTGCTGGTTCAg AGTTTTGTGATTCAAAGTGCAACTTTAGGTGTTCAAAGGCAGGACGACAGGACAGATGCTTAAAGTATTGTGGAATATGTTGTGCAGAGTGTCATTGTGTTCCTTCTGGAACAAGTGGAAACAAAGATGAGTGTCCTTGCTATAGGGACAAGAAAAACTCTAAGGGAGGGCCTAAATGTCCTTAA